Sequence from the Streptomyces peucetius genome:
GGCGGATCGCGCTCGCGAAGCCGAGCTCCAGCAGCGTGTTGAAGGAGCCGTCCGCCGCCTCCAGGATCGTGCCGAGCAGCCGGTCGAGTTCCTCGGGCGTGACCACGGACAGCGGGAGTTTGCCCACAAGATAGATGTCACCGAGGGAGTCGATCGCGTAACTCACCCCGTACAGCTTGAGGTTGCGCTCCAGCAGCCAGCGGTGGACGGCCGCGTCGTTCTCGTCGGGGTGGCGGATGACGAAGGCGTTGACGGAGAGCGAGTGCTTGCCGACGAGGAACGAACACGTCGTCGACAGCTTCCGGGTGCCCGGGAGTTTGACCACGT
This genomic interval carries:
- a CDS encoding YbjN domain-containing protein, encoding MADVQQVTRVVEQTFKDADLEWESPDTGSYVVKLPGTRKLSTTCSFLVGKHSLSVNAFVIRHPDENDAAVHRWLLERNLKLYGVSYAIDSLGDIYLVGKLPLSVVTPEELDRLLGTILEAADGSFNTLLELGFASAIRREYEWRVSRGESTRNLDAFKHLTQRPAN